A section of the SAR324 cluster bacterium genome encodes:
- a CDS encoding flagellar basal body-associated FliL family protein, with the protein MAEEGGGKKKLVLIIVAVVLLIVIGAAAFFLLSGGEEEEGEIPEEELPVTESVEPLAVPLFLPLESYVVNLKDGRRYLKATIQLMMSDPAAMAYLQGRMVEVKDAVLSEMQTLSAEDVAQSEARESLKLRLINVISGLFPSKPDWEDPEPIRKVLFEEFVIQ; encoded by the coding sequence ATGGCTGAAGAAGGCGGCGGCAAGAAAAAATTAGTTCTGATCATTGTAGCAGTCGTTCTGCTGATTGTGATTGGTGCTGCAGCCTTTTTCCTGCTATCTGGTGGGGAAGAGGAAGAGGGAGAAATCCCTGAAGAAGAGTTACCAGTAACAGAGTCAGTCGAACCCCTAGCAGTTCCACTCTTTCTACCCTTGGAAAGTTACGTTGTGAATCTGAAGGATGGAAGACGCTACTTGAAAGCAACAATCCAGTTAATGATGAGTGATCCTGCTGCAATGGCTTATCTCCAAGGAAGGATGGTAGAAGTTAAGGATGCTGTACTTTCAGAAATGCAGACACTATCTGCAGAAGACGTAGCACAATCTGAGGCCAGAGAGTCGCTGAAGTTGAGGTTAATCAATGTGATTAGTGGCCTATTCCCATCTAAACCTGATTGGGAGGATCCTGAGCCGATCCGCAAGGTGCTCTTTGAGGAGTTTGTCATTCAGTGA